In Haloarcula sp. H-GB4, a single genomic region encodes these proteins:
- a CDS encoding TrmB family transcriptional regulator, producing the protein MTSDATHEEAISLLQELGLKEYEAKCFVGLSRMSSGTAKGLSEVTDVPRTRVYDAVRILEAKGLVEVQHSSPQQFRAVPLSEATETLRDQYEERVERLQSALNEMGRIESDDDEAELQEVWSLSGSDAIENRAAAISKDATDEVVLVIASEAVLTDPLIEQLNSLDASTDLIVGTGSALIRDRVEQEIPRATAFLSELDWLHSGMTPEEDAAVGRLLLVDRSAMLVSSIDPQTGDEQAIFATGLRNGLIVIARRLLSQGVVEMTPLEQD; encoded by the coding sequence ATGACATCTGATGCAACACACGAAGAAGCGATCAGTTTACTGCAGGAGTTGGGCTTGAAAGAGTACGAGGCGAAGTGTTTTGTGGGACTTTCTCGGATGTCCAGCGGCACGGCCAAAGGATTGAGCGAGGTAACTGACGTCCCAAGGACGCGCGTCTACGACGCTGTCCGGATTCTCGAAGCGAAGGGGCTTGTCGAAGTCCAGCATTCGAGCCCCCAGCAGTTCCGGGCTGTCCCACTCTCTGAGGCCACCGAAACGCTCCGCGATCAGTACGAAGAGCGTGTCGAACGCCTCCAGTCCGCACTGAACGAGATGGGACGCATCGAATCCGACGATGACGAGGCCGAGTTACAGGAGGTCTGGTCGCTCTCCGGGTCCGATGCTATCGAGAACCGCGCCGCGGCGATCAGCAAGGACGCGACCGACGAAGTGGTCCTCGTCATCGCTTCCGAAGCGGTCCTCACCGACCCGCTGATTGAGCAACTCAATTCGCTTGACGCGAGCACCGACCTCATCGTCGGGACTGGGTCCGCCTTGATACGGGATCGCGTGGAACAGGAAATCCCACGTGCCACCGCGTTCCTGTCGGAACTGGACTGGCTTCACAGTGGAATGACGCCAGAAGAGGACGCTGCCGTCGGACGACTGCTGCTCGTCGATCGGTCGGCAATGCTCGTCAGCTCAATCGACCCACAGACTGGCGATGAACAGGCCATCTTCGCGACCGGACTCAGGAACGGACTCATCGTCATCGCACGCCGCCTCCTCTCACAGGGCGTCGTGGAGATGACTCCACTAGAGCAAGATTAG
- a CDS encoding DUF106 domain-containing protein — MARTAPKVERLAEDGEAMTDALLTVLAAAEENGTVTWSDVSDDLTSGEWGRLIESGLLIDADGEGFVIDDPEGVREALEESDAAPSDDDEDGGWSKWDKLAGLGTLGLFAGYSMTSVRDVIAGDVINIVLGPLNDMLPFYVVILVLAIITGTTSTILQDNLMDMSGMSDHQEKMEDLKERRKAAKERDDQEALDRLEDEQMELMTDQMGMFKQQFRPMVWIMLVNIPLFLWLYWIVFGAGVDASPVITLPIFGEVEAWSNSVAGPVQAWIVWYFLCSLSFTQIIRKALNVETSPTG; from the coding sequence ATGGCACGTACCGCGCCGAAGGTAGAACGACTCGCCGAAGACGGCGAGGCAATGACTGATGCGCTCTTGACGGTACTCGCTGCGGCCGAAGAGAACGGGACCGTCACCTGGAGCGACGTGAGCGACGACCTCACGAGCGGCGAGTGGGGCCGGCTCATCGAGTCCGGCCTGCTTATCGACGCCGACGGCGAGGGGTTCGTTATCGACGACCCCGAGGGCGTCCGCGAGGCGCTCGAAGAGTCTGATGCGGCACCGAGCGATGATGATGAGGACGGTGGCTGGTCGAAGTGGGACAAGCTCGCCGGCCTCGGAACGCTCGGCCTGTTTGCCGGCTACTCCATGACCTCAGTCCGCGACGTTATCGCGGGCGACGTCATCAATATCGTCCTCGGGCCGCTCAACGATATGCTGCCGTTTTACGTCGTTATCCTGGTGCTTGCGATTATCACCGGAACCACCTCGACGATTCTGCAGGACAATCTCATGGACATGTCGGGGATGAGCGACCATCAGGAGAAGATGGAAGACCTCAAAGAGCGTCGCAAAGCCGCAAAGGAACGCGACGACCAGGAGGCGCTGGACCGCCTCGAAGACGAGCAGATGGAGCTGATGACAGACCAGATGGGGATGTTCAAACAGCAGTTCCGCCCGATGGTGTGGATCATGCTGGTCAACATCCCGCTGTTCCTCTGGCTCTACTGGATTGTCTTCGGAGCCGGCGTCGACGCGAGCCCGGTGATTACGCTCCCCATCTTCGGCGAAGTCGAAGCGTGGAGCAACAGCGTTGCCGGCCCGGTCCAAGCGTGGATTGTCTGGTACTTCCTGTGCTCGCTGTCGTTCACCCAGATCATCCGGAAGGCGCTCAATGTCGAGACGTCGCCGACCGGATAG
- a CDS encoding adenylate kinase, with amino-acid sequence MSNPRILIVGPPGAGKGTQSANLAEAYGVEHITTGDALRANKDMDISDMDTEYDTPREYMEAGDLVPDAVVNAIVDEALSQADGFVLDGYPRNLEQAEELEGMTDLDVILSLDVSREELVDRLTGRRVCDDCGTNYHVEFNQPEDDGVCDECGGDLIQRDDDNEESVRNRLDVFDDNTAPVIDHYGDHDGFVAIDGEQTPDEVWSEIQDAVDAHTA; translated from the coding sequence ATGTCGAATCCGCGAATCCTGATTGTTGGGCCGCCGGGAGCCGGCAAAGGAACCCAGAGCGCCAACCTCGCCGAAGCGTATGGCGTCGAGCACATCACGACTGGTGACGCCCTTCGGGCGAACAAGGACATGGATATCAGCGACATGGACACCGAGTACGACACGCCCCGCGAATACATGGAAGCGGGCGATCTCGTGCCGGACGCGGTAGTCAACGCTATCGTCGATGAAGCCCTCTCGCAAGCCGACGGGTTCGTGCTCGACGGCTATCCGCGCAACCTCGAACAAGCCGAGGAACTGGAAGGAATGACCGACCTCGATGTAATCCTCTCGCTGGACGTGTCCCGCGAGGAACTGGTCGACCGACTCACGGGCCGGCGGGTCTGTGACGACTGCGGAACGAACTACCACGTCGAGTTCAATCAGCCCGAGGACGACGGTGTCTGTGACGAATGTGGCGGAGACCTCATCCAGCGTGACGACGACAACGAGGAGTCCGTCCGCAACCGACTGGACGTGTTCGACGACAACACTGCCCCGGTCATCGACCACTACGGAGACCACGACGGCTTCGTCGCCATCGACGGCGAGCAGACGCCCGACGAAGTCTGGAGCGAGATTCAGGACGCTGTCGACGCACACACGGCCTGA
- a CDS encoding DUF1328 family protein has protein sequence MNHLLTAVPLQPGGGFLELALLFLVLAVVAGLAGLSGVAGLSMRIAKILVVVFLVLMVVSFVL, from the coding sequence ATGAACCACCTACTAACTGCAGTCCCGCTCCAGCCCGGTGGCGGGTTCCTCGAACTGGCGCTGTTGTTTCTCGTCCTCGCTGTCGTTGCCGGGCTGGCCGGACTAAGCGGTGTGGCGGGGCTCAGTATGCGAATCGCGAAGATTCTCGTCGTCGTCTTCCTCGTCCTGATGGTCGTTAGCTTCGTCCTGTGA
- the dnaK gene encoding molecular chaperone DnaK: protein MASNKILGIDLGTTNSAFAVMEGGDPEIIVNGEGERTTPSVVAFDDGERLVGKPAKNQAIKNPDETIQSIKRHMGEDDYSVELDGEEYTPEQVSAMILQKIKHDAEEYLGDEIEKAVITVPAYFNDRQRQATKDAGEIAGFEVERIVNEPTAAAMAYGLDDESDQTVLVYDLGGGTFDVSILDLGGGVYEVVATNGDNDLGGDDWDHAIIDYLADEFEAEHGVDLRDDRQALQRLTEAAEEAKIELSSRKETRINLPFIATTDDGPLDLEQKITRAKFESLTEDLIERTVGPTEQALADADYTKSDIDEVILVGGSTRMPQVQDQVEEMTGQEPKKNVNPDEAVALGAAIQAGVLSGDVDDIVLLDVTPLSLGVEVKGGLFERLIDKNTTIPTEESKIFTTAQGNQTQVQIRVFQGEREIAEENELLGAFALSGIPPAPAGTPQIEVSFNIDENGIVNVEAEDKGSGNKEDITIEGGAGLSDDQIEEMQQEAEQHAEEDEQRRERIEARNEAEASVRRAETLLEENEEEIDEDLQSDIEAKIEDVEEVLEDEDATKEDYEEVTETLSEELQEIGKQMYQDQAQQAAGGAAGAGPGGAAGPGGAAGPGGAAGGTAGQGEEYVDADFEDVEESDEDE, encoded by the coding sequence ATGGCGAGCAACAAGATTCTGGGTATCGACCTTGGGACCACGAACAGCGCGTTCGCGGTCATGGAAGGTGGCGACCCTGAAATCATTGTCAACGGCGAAGGCGAGCGGACAACACCGTCCGTTGTCGCGTTCGACGACGGTGAGCGGCTTGTCGGGAAACCGGCGAAGAACCAAGCGATAAAGAACCCCGACGAGACCATCCAGTCGATCAAGCGCCACATGGGCGAGGACGACTACTCGGTCGAACTGGACGGGGAGGAGTACACCCCCGAGCAGGTCTCGGCGATGATCCTCCAGAAGATCAAACACGACGCTGAGGAGTACCTCGGCGACGAAATCGAGAAGGCCGTTATTACGGTTCCGGCCTACTTCAACGACCGCCAGCGCCAAGCGACCAAGGACGCTGGCGAAATCGCCGGCTTCGAGGTCGAACGGATCGTCAATGAGCCGACCGCGGCCGCGATGGCCTACGGCCTCGACGATGAGTCCGACCAGACCGTCCTCGTGTACGACCTCGGTGGCGGGACCTTCGACGTCTCCATCCTCGACCTAGGCGGGGGCGTCTACGAAGTTGTCGCGACCAACGGTGACAACGACCTCGGTGGCGACGACTGGGACCACGCCATCATCGACTACCTTGCCGACGAGTTCGAGGCCGAACATGGCGTCGACCTGCGCGACGACCGGCAGGCCCTCCAGCGCCTGACCGAGGCCGCCGAGGAAGCCAAGATCGAGCTTTCCTCGCGCAAGGAGACCCGCATCAACCTCCCGTTCATTGCGACTACGGATGACGGTCCGCTGGACCTCGAACAGAAGATCACGCGCGCGAAGTTCGAGTCCCTCACCGAGGACCTCATCGAGCGCACCGTCGGCCCGACGGAGCAGGCGCTTGCCGACGCGGACTACACCAAGAGCGACATTGACGAGGTCATCCTCGTCGGTGGCTCGACGCGGATGCCCCAAGTGCAGGACCAGGTCGAGGAGATGACCGGGCAGGAGCCCAAGAAGAACGTCAATCCCGACGAGGCCGTCGCGCTGGGCGCGGCCATTCAGGCCGGCGTCCTTTCGGGCGACGTGGACGACATCGTCCTGCTCGACGTGACGCCGCTCTCGCTGGGTGTCGAGGTCAAGGGTGGCCTGTTCGAGCGACTCATCGACAAGAACACAACCATTCCGACCGAGGAGTCGAAGATCTTCACGACCGCCCAAGGCAACCAGACGCAGGTCCAGATCCGCGTCTTCCAGGGCGAGCGTGAGATCGCCGAGGAGAACGAACTGCTTGGCGCGTTCGCACTTTCGGGCATCCCACCGGCTCCCGCAGGCACGCCCCAGATCGAGGTGTCGTTCAACATCGACGAGAACGGCATCGTCAACGTCGAAGCCGAGGACAAGGGCTCGGGCAACAAAGAGGACATCACCATCGAAGGCGGTGCTGGCCTCTCCGACGATCAGATCGAGGAGATGCAACAGGAGGCCGAACAGCACGCCGAAGAGGACGAGCAGCGCCGCGAGCGCATCGAAGCGCGCAACGAGGCCGAGGCGTCCGTCCGCCGTGCCGAGACGCTCCTCGAAGAAAACGAAGAAGAGATCGACGAAGACCTCCAGTCTGACATCGAAGCGAAGATCGAGGACGTTGAGGAAGTTCTCGAAGACGAGGACGCCACGAAAGAGGACTACGAAGAGGTCACCGAAACCCTGAGCGAGGAACTGCAGGAAATCGGGAAGCAGATGTATCAGGATCAGGCCCAGCAGGCCGCAGGCGGCGCCGCGGGCGCTGGTCCGGGTGGCGCGGCCGGCCCCGGCGGTGCTGCTGGACCGGGCGGCGCAGCGGGCGGCACGGCCGGGCAAGGCGAAGAGTACGTCGACGCCGACTTCGAAGACGTCGAGGAAAGCGACGAAGACGAGTGA
- a CDS encoding HalOD1 output domain-containing protein, whose translation MSGSDRRPDRTSDNPDTLHAEFDWNAVSPSVAVVQTVAIAADQEAIELSPLIETLDPDALDQLFSHLSEPDSAVSLSFQLGDYRVTVTGTGDVYVHTGPVRP comes from the coding sequence ATGAGTGGGTCCGACAGACGGCCCGACCGGACATCCGACAATCCGGACACGCTCCACGCGGAGTTCGACTGGAACGCAGTCTCACCATCAGTAGCGGTCGTACAGACGGTCGCAATCGCGGCTGATCAGGAGGCGATAGAGCTATCACCCCTCATCGAGACGCTCGATCCAGACGCGCTTGACCAGCTATTCAGCCATTTGTCAGAGCCGGACAGCGCCGTCTCGCTCTCGTTTCAGCTGGGTGACTACAGAGTGACTGTGACCGGAACCGGAGACGTGTATGTTCACACCGGACCCGTTCGTCCGTGA
- a CDS encoding RNA-guided pseudouridylation complex pseudouridine synthase subunit Cbf5, translating into MTLRAPPDERDLDSLRSFGVVNLDKPPGPSAHQVAAWIRDATGQDRVAHGGTLDPKVTGCLPVLLGDAARMAQVFDNAIKEYVTVLELHDQAPADIADIVAEFETDIYQKPPRKSAVKRQLRSRRIHSLDILEQGERRLLLRVRCASGTYIRKLCHDIGLAAGTGAHMGDLRRTATGTFDDGSLSTMHDLVDALAFAADGDETQLREIIQPAERALSHLPRVTIAPSAAREVAEGAPVYAPGVIETGPAEVGGATPEVDSQVVSVTPDGAAVCLGTLVGDSDADSGLVVELDRVLV; encoded by the coding sequence ATGACACTCCGTGCCCCGCCCGACGAACGGGATCTTGATTCGCTTCGCTCGTTCGGCGTCGTCAACCTGGATAAACCCCCGGGCCCGTCGGCCCATCAGGTCGCGGCCTGGATTCGCGACGCCACCGGTCAAGACCGGGTTGCCCACGGCGGAACCCTCGACCCGAAAGTGACGGGCTGTCTGCCCGTGTTGCTCGGTGATGCCGCTCGGATGGCCCAGGTGTTCGACAACGCCATCAAGGAGTACGTGACGGTGCTCGAACTCCACGACCAGGCTCCGGCCGATATCGCGGATATCGTCGCCGAGTTCGAGACGGACATCTACCAGAAGCCACCGCGAAAGAGCGCAGTGAAGCGCCAGTTGCGTTCCCGCCGGATTCACTCACTGGATATCCTTGAACAGGGCGAGCGCCGGCTGCTCCTGCGAGTCCGGTGCGCCTCGGGGACTTACATCCGGAAACTGTGTCACGATATCGGGCTGGCGGCGGGGACCGGCGCACATATGGGCGACCTCCGTCGGACGGCGACCGGCACCTTTGACGACGGATCGCTATCAACGATGCACGACCTCGTGGACGCGCTGGCCTTTGCTGCAGACGGGGACGAAACGCAACTACGGGAGATTATCCAGCCGGCAGAGCGCGCGCTGTCCCACCTGCCACGGGTCACGATTGCGCCCAGCGCCGCCCGTGAAGTCGCCGAGGGCGCGCCGGTGTACGCGCCGGGCGTCATCGAGACCGGGCCGGCGGAAGTGGGTGGAGCGACACCCGAGGTGGATTCCCAAGTCGTCTCCGTCACTCCCGACGGCGCTGCGGTCTGCCTGGGGACGCTCGTCGGCGACTCGGACGCCGATAGCGGCCTCGTTGTCGAACTCGACCGCGTGTTGGTGTGA
- a CDS encoding type II toxin-antitoxin system RatA family toxin, which translates to MDEVEVSTVVYVSPEAVYEFLLDFPGYARYSEYLDRVVQDGDGSPGTNYDLVFSWWKLSYTARSEVTDVSPPTRIDWRIVKDIDAEGYWAVEPDPDDAPADVQTASRVRFHVAFDPGSASDSAIDLPRLVSMDWVIEKVKPLIRKEATKIVERVVEDLEGQERDVDLEIHAGPDSV; encoded by the coding sequence GTGGACGAAGTCGAGGTTAGCACAGTCGTGTATGTTTCACCTGAAGCGGTCTACGAGTTTCTGCTGGACTTTCCGGGCTACGCACGATATTCCGAATATCTCGACCGCGTGGTACAGGACGGCGACGGCTCGCCAGGAACCAACTACGACCTCGTGTTCTCATGGTGGAAGCTCTCCTACACCGCTCGGTCAGAGGTGACTGACGTTTCGCCGCCGACGCGCATCGACTGGCGGATCGTCAAAGACATCGACGCCGAAGGGTACTGGGCAGTCGAGCCTGATCCGGACGACGCTCCGGCGGACGTACAGACGGCGTCACGTGTGCGATTTCATGTCGCGTTTGACCCGGGATCGGCCTCGGACAGCGCTATCGACCTCCCCCGACTCGTTTCGATGGACTGGGTAATCGAGAAAGTCAAGCCGCTCATCCGCAAGGAAGCGACTAAAATCGTCGAACGTGTCGTCGAGGACCTCGAAGGGCAGGAACGGGACGTTGATCTGGAGATTCACGCCGGCCCGGATTCGGTATAA
- a CDS encoding peroxiredoxin, producing MLEPGTPAPDIRAQNQFGETVSPDFDAPTVLYFYPEDFTGGCTIEARDFQEHLPQFREGGITVYGVSMDDVATHDEFAEEEGLLYDLLADPDGTVAEAFGLDTSGGRTDRRTFVLADGEIKSVYDPDPKGHAEAVLRDVRNEYVQGG from the coding sequence ATGCTTGAACCCGGCACACCGGCCCCCGACATCAGGGCACAGAACCAGTTCGGCGAGACCGTCTCGCCCGACTTCGATGCGCCGACCGTGCTGTACTTCTATCCCGAAGATTTCACGGGCGGCTGTACCATTGAAGCCCGGGACTTCCAGGAACACCTCCCGCAGTTCCGTGAAGGCGGTATCACCGTCTACGGCGTCTCGATGGACGACGTGGCGACCCACGACGAGTTCGCCGAGGAGGAAGGACTGCTGTATGACCTGCTGGCCGACCCCGATGGGACCGTCGCCGAAGCGTTCGGTCTAGACACCAGCGGCGGCCGGACGGACCGCCGGACGTTCGTGCTGGCCGACGGCGAAATCAAGTCCGTCTACGACCCGGACCCCAAGGGCCACGCCGAGGCAGTGCTCCGAGACGTTCGCAACGAGTACGTGCAGGGCGGATAG
- the dnaJ gene encoding molecular chaperone DnaJ: MSQDFYEILGVSRDASEDEIQEAYREKAREYHPDVSDDPDAEEKFKQAKKAKEVLTDEEKRQMYDQMGHERFEQAEKRGGAGGGGGRGGMGGDPFGGGAGGFDMQDIFDQFFGGGGRGGRGGSRQRQGQDLQTRLEVDLEEAYNGATKQLNVTRPEACDDCDGAGHPPGADSETCPECNGQGQTTQVQQTPMGRVQQRTTCRRCDGEGTLYDETCSTCRGNGVVQNDASLEIEVPAGIADGQTLRMGREGAPGENGGPNGDLLIEVRVRDHPDFERDDDDLQYQQAISFPQAVFGDTITVPTLDGEVDVDVPSGTQSGEVFRLEGKGMPRLRRRGQGDLYVQVQVVTPDSLNAEQKEALEQFAEAGGEEVDVEEGFFEKLKSSL; encoded by the coding sequence ATGAGTCAGGATTTCTACGAGATACTGGGTGTCTCTCGAGACGCCTCCGAAGACGAGATTCAGGAGGCCTATCGGGAGAAAGCCCGGGAATACCACCCGGACGTGAGTGACGACCCCGACGCCGAGGAGAAGTTCAAGCAGGCCAAGAAGGCCAAAGAGGTCCTCACTGACGAGGAGAAGCGCCAGATGTACGACCAGATGGGCCACGAGCGCTTCGAACAGGCCGAGAAGCGCGGCGGCGCTGGCGGTGGCGGCGGCCGCGGTGGAATGGGTGGAGACCCGTTCGGTGGCGGCGCTGGCGGCTTCGATATGCAGGATATCTTCGACCAGTTCTTCGGGGGCGGCGGCCGCGGCGGACGTGGTGGCAGCCGACAGCGACAGGGACAAGACCTCCAGACGCGACTGGAGGTCGACCTCGAAGAGGCCTACAATGGCGCGACAAAGCAACTGAACGTCACCCGGCCGGAAGCCTGCGACGACTGTGACGGAGCCGGGCATCCGCCAGGAGCCGACTCGGAGACCTGTCCAGAGTGTAACGGCCAGGGCCAGACAACGCAGGTCCAGCAGACACCGATGGGTCGGGTGCAACAGCGGACGACCTGCCGCCGGTGTGACGGCGAGGGAACGCTGTACGACGAAACGTGTTCGACCTGCCGAGGGAACGGTGTCGTCCAGAACGACGCGAGCCTCGAAATCGAGGTCCCGGCCGGCATCGCCGACGGGCAGACGCTCCGGATGGGGCGCGAGGGCGCGCCCGGAGAAAACGGCGGCCCGAACGGCGACCTGCTCATCGAGGTGCGGGTCCGCGACCACCCGGACTTCGAGCGCGACGACGACGACCTGCAATACCAGCAGGCCATCTCGTTCCCGCAAGCAGTGTTTGGTGACACCATCACCGTCCCGACGCTGGACGGCGAGGTGGATGTCGACGTGCCCAGCGGTACCCAGAGCGGCGAGGTATTCCGACTAGAAGGCAAGGGAATGCCGCGACTCCGCCGCCGCGGTCAGGGCGACCTCTACGTGCAGGTGCAGGTCGTCACGCCCGATAGCCTCAACGCCGAACAGAAGGAGGCTCTCGAACAGTTTGCAGAGGCCGGCGGCGAAGAGGTCGACGTTGAGGAAGGCTTCTTCGAGAAACTGAAGAGCTCGCTGTAA
- a CDS encoding nucleotide pyrophosphohydrolase, translated as MKRQQQVADVLRHSDIDTPPAYQLLDVVSELGDIAAQVNETTGYGTDSTALSIPEAELGDALFALLALCEELDVDADAALSTALAKYEGRSGTSGTPASGD; from the coding sequence ATGAAACGACAACAACAGGTTGCCGACGTACTCAGGCATAGCGACATCGACACGCCGCCCGCCTACCAACTGCTCGATGTGGTGTCTGAACTCGGCGACATCGCGGCACAGGTCAATGAAACGACCGGCTACGGCACCGACTCGACGGCGCTATCGATACCGGAGGCCGAACTCGGCGATGCTCTATTTGCACTGCTCGCGCTGTGTGAAGAACTCGACGTCGACGCCGATGCCGCACTGTCGACGGCACTGGCGAAATACGAGGGCCGATCAGGCACAAGCGGGACGCCGGCGAGTGGCGACTGA
- a CDS encoding helix-turn-helix domain-containing protein yields the protein MSASDIQSADSDSEHEDSGWEAVRDLPPSAKLVAKVLEYNETLTQSQLAEETLLPPRTVRYALSRLEDVGVIDSRFSFSDARKRIYTLRVE from the coding sequence ATGAGCGCATCCGATATCCAGTCCGCTGATTCCGACAGCGAGCACGAGGACAGTGGATGGGAAGCCGTCCGCGATCTTCCGCCAAGCGCGAAACTCGTCGCGAAAGTCTTAGAGTACAATGAGACTCTGACCCAGAGCCAACTGGCCGAGGAGACGCTGCTGCCGCCGCGGACCGTCCGGTACGCCCTGTCCCGACTCGAAGATGTCGGCGTCATCGACTCTCGGTTTTCGTTTTCCGACGCCCGTAAACGGATCTACACGCTCCGGGTCGAGTAA
- a CDS encoding halocyanin domain-containing protein produces MTDGRADVSRRGFLRTAAGATAASAAAGTATAQEGTEGGDGGGGGGPPDFGGFLDQVGNYDGSVADATGQDTATVEVGVQANGGAFGFGPPAIHVDNGATVQWEWTGNGGGHNVVSDSEGPLDSGSATSSAGVNYEHTFEEDGIYPYVCVPHEGLGMKGAIVVGTDYPTKSSDGGGGGGSSGPPEVPNSAKTLGVATSFVMVATLGLGYFFIRYGGDYETPE; encoded by the coding sequence ATGACAGACGGTAGAGCGGACGTGTCCCGTCGGGGCTTCCTGCGGACGGCGGCAGGGGCCACGGCTGCGTCGGCCGCAGCAGGCACCGCGACCGCACAGGAAGGCACCGAAGGCGGCGATGGCGGTGGTGGCGGTGGACCGCCGGATTTCGGCGGCTTCCTTGATCAGGTTGGAAACTACGATGGCTCGGTCGCCGATGCGACCGGACAAGACACGGCGACGGTGGAGGTCGGCGTGCAGGCAAACGGCGGGGCGTTCGGCTTCGGCCCACCCGCGATTCACGTCGACAACGGCGCGACTGTCCAGTGGGAGTGGACGGGCAACGGCGGCGGCCACAACGTCGTATCAGACAGTGAGGGCCCGCTTGACTCTGGAAGCGCCACCTCTAGCGCTGGTGTCAACTACGAGCACACCTTTGAGGAGGACGGCATCTATCCCTACGTCTGTGTGCCACACGAAGGACTGGGGATGAAGGGGGCTATCGTCGTCGGGACGGACTACCCAACGAAATCCTCCGATGGCGGCGGTGGTGGTGGGAGCTCCGGCCCGCCGGAAGTGCCAAACAGCGCGAAGACGCTCGGCGTCGCAACCTCGTTCGTGATGGTCGCAACGCTCGGACTCGGGTACTTCTTTATCCGGTACGGCGGCGACTACGAGACGCCCGAGTAA
- the cmk gene encoding (d)CMP kinase translates to MLITVSGPAGSGKSTLAKSLADALSYEHVSGGDIFRSLAEERGMTPLELNKAAEEDDQIDRDLDRRLRDIAAERDDLVLESRLAGWMAGEYADIKLWLTAPLDVRADRIATRENKPFEQAKTETRERGESEAQRYSDYYDIDFDDLSIYDLSVNTARWDPQGVLSVTLHAVESYSSDGDEGKAPVENVRYEF, encoded by the coding sequence ATGTTGATTACCGTCTCCGGCCCGGCCGGCAGCGGCAAGAGCACACTTGCCAAGAGCCTGGCCGACGCCCTGAGCTACGAGCACGTCAGCGGCGGTGACATCTTCCGCTCGCTGGCTGAGGAGCGTGGGATGACACCGCTCGAACTGAACAAAGCCGCAGAGGAGGACGACCAGATCGACCGCGATCTGGACCGTCGACTGCGGGACATTGCTGCCGAGCGTGACGACCTCGTGCTGGAGTCTCGACTCGCCGGCTGGATGGCGGGTGAGTACGCCGATATAAAGCTGTGGCTGACCGCGCCGCTCGACGTGCGCGCCGACCGCATCGCGACGCGGGAGAACAAGCCTTTCGAACAGGCCAAGACTGAGACGCGTGAACGCGGTGAGAGCGAGGCTCAGCGTTACAGCGACTACTACGACATCGACTTCGACGACCTCTCTATCTACGACCTGTCGGTCAACACCGCCCGCTGGGACCCACAGGGCGTGCTGAGTGTGACGCTCCACGCCGTCGAATCGTACAGCTCCGACGGCGACGAGGGGAAGGCACCGGTCGAGAACGTCCGGTACGAGTTCTGA
- a CDS encoding nucleotide exchange factor GrpE, whose product MTEQDAADDTAATEESTASEAQADGDVDADLEDAPEDFDADKVDLGESDVDEDLIDRVTESDPEDIARELSALRTRVDSLESQVEQQDDDIEELEEKLKRKQAEFQNYKKRMDKRREQEQKRATEDLVTRLLDVRDNLERALEQDEDSDIRGGVESTLRQLDDVLDAENVEVIDPDPGGDVDPTQHQVLARVDSDQPEGAIADVHRPGYEMADKVLREAQVTVSESEE is encoded by the coding sequence ATGACCGAGCAGGACGCAGCCGACGACACGGCCGCGACAGAAGAGTCGACCGCGAGCGAAGCGCAAGCGGACGGCGACGTCGACGCTGATCTCGAGGATGCGCCTGAAGATTTCGATGCGGACAAGGTCGACCTTGGTGAGTCCGATGTCGACGAGGACCTGATCGACCGGGTCACTGAATCGGACCCTGAAGATATCGCTCGAGAACTCTCCGCGCTGCGGACGCGCGTAGACAGTCTCGAATCGCAGGTCGAACAGCAGGACGATGACATCGAGGAGCTAGAGGAGAAGCTCAAGCGCAAGCAAGCGGAGTTCCAGAACTACAAGAAGCGGATGGACAAACGCCGCGAACAGGAACAGAAGCGTGCCACAGAGGACCTCGTGACGCGCCTGCTCGACGTCCGGGACAATCTGGAGCGTGCGCTTGAACAGGACGAGGACTCCGATATCAGAGGGGGGGTCGAGTCCACGCTTCGCCAGCTAGACGACGTGCTCGATGCCGAGAACGTCGAAGTTATCGACCCCGATCCCGGTGGAGATGTCGACCCGACACAGCATCAGGTGCTCGCCCGCGTCGACAGCGACCAGCCGGAAGGGGCAATCGCCGATGTCCACCGGCCGGGCTACGAGATGGCCGACAAGGTGCTGCGCGAGGCACAGGTCACCGTCAGCGAGAGCGAAGAGTAG